GTGCATCACGCGCAGCTGCGGATAGCCGGGCATCATCGCGTCCAAAATGTCGCCGGTGTTGTCATCCGAGCCGTCGTTGACGGCGATGATTTCAAAATCCGGCCAACGCTGCGCCGCCAGATGCGCGATGGTCTCGCGCACGTTCGGGCCCTCGTTAAAACAGGGGACGACGAGGCTGACGAACGGGTAAGCCTCGAGGGGCGGCGGTGATTCGCGGTCGCCCATATGCCTTTCCACCCGCAGGTAATAGATCAGCCCACCGCTCATCCAGAGCAGCGACATCACCCAGGGGTAGTAAAACGCGTATTGGAGGAGCGAATGCATCAACGATGCATCCGACGTCATCCGGTGCTCTCCATGCCGAGTCTGCCAATCGTCATGGTGTAGGCCCTTATGCTGTGGGGAACGGTGCAAACCGGCGGCCACGGGCGGCAACCGGTTTACGCATATCCGGCACTTTCAGGGCATTTACGTCGATTTTTTGTGGACGGCCTGCCGATTCCGTTCAGGATCAGCCCAGGCTGGGGAAGGCGTTGCGGATGCCCGTGACCATCATCTGCACGGCGATGGCGGCCAGGATCATGCCCATCAGGCGCCGGGCGATGCCTACGGCCTTGGCCGAGAGGTAGCGTGCGATGTACGGGGCGCCGAGCAGCGAGACGGCAAGGACGACCAGGAAGGTGCCCAGGCCCAGGGCCATGGACATTTCGGTATGTGCGTTTCGCGCCGTCTGGCCCAGTACGATAAGCGTCGCGATGGCACCGGGCCCGAGCAGCAGCGGGATGGCGAGCGGATAGATGGCGACATCTTCCGCAGCGGCCAGCGCTTCCGCCTCAGACAAGGTGGGGTTGTGTTGGCTGCTTTCCGAGCCATGCAGCATCGACAGCGCAATCAAAAGCACCATGATGCCGCCCGCAATCCGGAAATCGTTCACCGTCACGCCGAACATCGAAAGAATGGCGGCGCCCGCCGCGGCAGAGACAACGCAGCCGATGGTGACAGCGATCAGAACCGCCCACGCGACCTTGATCCGGTCGCGGTCGGTGATCCCGTCGGTAAGGGAAAGGAACAGGGGCACGTTCGCGATCGGGTTCATGATGGCGAACATCGCGGTGAACACCTTGATGGCGAACGGTATGTCCCAGGACATCACTGGCTCCCCTTGAAGGCCGGGATGGGCCGATAGGTGCGATCACCACCACGTGAAACACTACTGACGCCGCCGTTGCGCGGCAAGCGGTACGGCTTCGCGCTTCCCAAAAACTAAAAAAGCCCCGGAACGGATTCCGGGGCTTCTCTTTTGTAATTTTGGTGGAGCCAGGGAGGATCGAACTCCCGACCTCGTCATTGCGAACGACGCGCTCTCCCAGCTGAGCTATGGCCCCACGTGAGCGATAGATACTATCAGGCGCTCCAGGGGCCGCCAAGCCCCCGAGCATGGGCTAGCCAGGCAGCAGGGCCGAAAGCCGGTCGAACAGCACGGCCTTGCGCCAGCCTTCCAAGGCCTCGGGCCAGTCGCCGCCGGTCATCACGTACTCCTCCATGGTGCGGCGGGAGCAGAGCAGGCCGGGTGGGATGTCGAGGTGGCTGGCCAGGGTATCGACGGCGCTGCGCATCTCGTTGATGGCGCGCTTGGCTTCGCCGGCCGGGTGGCCGACGACCGAGGCCGTGGCTTCCACTTCATCGGGTTCCACGGGGCGGCGTACCAGCTCGAAGAGCTCTTCGCGCTGGGCGGATCGCAAGGCACGCGTGCCACGGGTCAGTTCTTCAAGCTTGACGATGTCGTTGGGAATGCTGCCGGCCAGGTCCAGCGCGTGCGCGTCTTCGAGCAACCACGAACGCGGTTTGTCGAGGGCGCGTGCCGTGGTTTCACGCCAGCGCAGGATGCGGCGGAGCAGGGCCTGGCGTTCGCGCGGCCAATCCGCTGCAGGCTTGAAGCCGCGCTGCGGTTGCGGATCGCCCTCGCGCTGGCTGGCGCGGCGCTTCATCCGTGCACAGTCTTCCGCGTGCCATGCCGAGCGGCCGCGTTCTTCCAGCCGCTCGCTCAGGATGGCGTGCACCGGGTGCAGGTGCACCACATCAAGCGTGGCGTACAGTTTTTGTGACTCGGTGAGCGGCCGCTGCAGCCAGTCGCTGCGCGTCTCGCCCTTGTCCAGTTCAGCGCCGACCAGGTCGGCGACGAGGGCGCGATAGCTGATGCCCAGGCCCATGCCGACAAACGCGGCGGCGATCTGGGTATCGAACAGCGTATGCGGGCCGTCGGGGAGGAACGGTGACATTGCCTCCAGGTCCTCGCCGGCGCTGTGCATCACCGTGACTACAGGCTGTTCTGCAAACACCGGGCGCAACGTTTCCCCGAGCGGGAAGGCGAGGGGATCGATCAGGGCGTAACGGCCTTCATGCGCGAGCTGCAACAAGGCGAGCTGCGGATAGAACGTGTTCCGGCGCATGAATTCGGTATCGAGTCCAACGACCGCGCCCGCGCCGACCGGCGCCAGCCAGGCGGCCAGTTCGTCACGGTGTTCGATCCATGGGGCGGCGGGAGCGAGTTCGCTCGATGACATGAGGCGTCCTTGTAGATAAACGGGACCGTGCGCGCGTGTTGCCCTGCAGCGCACGATTCCCTAAGGTGGCACCGCACGATAGCAGGCCCACGCGGAACCGCCCACCATGCCCAACACCGAGACCGTCCGCCGACAGCGCGCCATTGGCGGTGCGATGGGTGTGGCCGTGCTCGGCTTCGCGTTGTTCTACCATTTCTTTCCGCAGCTTTTGCACGTAGAGCCGGGCCAGCCATCGGCGCGAACACCGGTGCGCAGCCAGCCCGGCACCATGGGTTTCGACCAGCGGCCGCAAGCCGCGCCGGCGGCCGTGGCATCGGAAGTGGATGCGGGCCCGCCGCTCGTACTGGCGCCCGCCGCCGTCATCGCCGCGCGCCGGCGCGAGAAAACGAACGACGTACAGCTGCCACCGCAGGCCACGCCGGATTCGCCTGAACTCACCGCGCTGCTGGATCGTGCTGACAAGGCGCTGGCCGCTGACCGCCTGGTGGGCGGCAAGGATAGTGCCGCCGCACTTTATGCGAGCGCGCTAAAGGAGAAGACCGATAGCGCGCGTGCGTTATCGGGCATGGATGAGATCCGTGCCCGCCTTGCCGCGGAGATCGAGCAGGACATCGCCCTGGGTGATGCCGATGCCGCGCGAGATGCGCTGAGCGCCCTGAAGTCCCTGCCCAACAGTGCGAAGGATAGCCAGCCGCTGGTTCAGCAGCTGGCTGTGCTGGACAAGGTGCGCCCGCTGCTGACGACGGCCGCGACCCAGCTCCAGGCGGGCCATGCGAACCAGCCCCGTGGCGATAGTGCGCTGGATACGTATCGCCAGGTGCTCCAGCTCGATCCGCAGAACGCGGTGGCGATCCAGGGCATCAGCCAGGTCCAGCATGTCGTACTCGACCAGGCGCTCGCGGCGGTCGCGCAAAGCGATTTCGCCGCCGCGGATAACGCGCTCGCCGAAGCGGCGGCCATCGAACCGGGGTCCCAGGCCTTGCAGGACACGCGCGGCCGCATCGAGGGCATGCGTCGGCAGAATGGTGCGGCGATGCTGGCCCAGGCGCGCTCCGCGCTGGATGGCGGTAATGTCGAGCTGGCTCAGCAACTGGCGGCCAAGGCGCAGCAGATCAGCCCCGACCTTGCGGGCATCGACGATTTCAACGAACGGGTGACCAACGCCAAACTCTACGCGAGCTACAAGCCGGGCCAGGTGTTTGCCGACCGCTTCGTCGATTCCACCGGTCAAGCCCCGCCCATGGTCGTGGTGCCGACAGGCAAGTTCACGATGGGCTCGCCCGATGGCGAGGCCGGCCACGATGCGAACGAGGCGCCGGCGCACGAAGTCGACATGGATAAAGGCGTTGCCCTTTCGCGCAGTGCTATCACGATCGGGCAGTTCCGCGATTTCGTGCGGGCGACCGGTTACGTGCCGCAATCGCAGTCACTTGGTGGCAGCAGTGTCTACGACGAGCAAAGCGGGGGCCTTCGCGACGACGCCTCGGCCACCTGGCAGGATGATTACGCGGGCAAGCCGGGCCAGGATCGGCTCCCCGTGATCAATATTTCCTGGAACGATGCCAAGGCCTATGCCGACTGGCTCTCGCAACGCACCGGCAAGAAGTACAGGCTGCCCAGCGAAGCCGAGTTTGAGTACGCCCTGCGCGCCGGCAGCACGACCCGCTACTGGTGGGGCGATGGCACACCGTCATCGCACGTGGAGAACCTGACCGGCGGCAATGATCGTTCGGGTTCCGGGCGCCGCTGGAGCAACGCTTTCAGTACCTACAAGGACGGCTACTGGGGGCCGGCGCCGGTCATGAGTTTCACGCCAAACCCGTTCGGCCTGTACGACATGGGCGGCAACGTATCGGAGTGGGTGGCGGACTGCTGGCACGACAATTACATACGCGCGCCGCGCACCGGCGAGGCCTGGGTGAACCCTGGCTGCAGCCGCCGGGTGATACGCGGCGGCTCGTGGGGCAGCGCACCGGATATGGTGCGCTCGGCCTACCGGCAGGGCGCGGCCGCCGATGTTCGCAGTGCGCGCGTGGGCTTCCGTGTGGCACGTGAGCTCTGATCCGAACCCACTTATGCCGAATTGACAGGCATCGCCTATTGACGGCGGTGGGTCGCCGTGCCGATGCTTGCCACGTTCATCAAACCCGGAAGAGGCGAAGCACCGTGGCGACTTCGATCATCGTGGGCTACCGTCCGTTTCCCGGCCGCACCGACCTTGTGATCTCCATCCTGCTGGAGATCTACGAAGCCATGCAGCGCGCCGGCCTGATTACCGCTCGCCGGCCGTGGATCATGCGA
Above is a genomic segment from Luteibacter aegosomatissinici containing:
- a CDS encoding MarC family protein, with the protein product MSWDIPFAIKVFTAMFAIMNPIANVPLFLSLTDGITDRDRIKVAWAVLIAVTIGCVVSAAAGAAILSMFGVTVNDFRIAGGIMVLLIALSMLHGSESSQHNPTLSEAEALAAAEDVAIYPLAIPLLLGPGAIATLIVLGQTARNAHTEMSMALGLGTFLVVLAVSLLGAPYIARYLSAKAVGIARRLMGMILAAIAVQMMVTGIRNAFPSLG
- the rnd gene encoding ribonuclease D gives rise to the protein MSSSELAPAAPWIEHRDELAAWLAPVGAGAVVGLDTEFMRRNTFYPQLALLQLAHEGRYALIDPLAFPLGETLRPVFAEQPVVTVMHSAGEDLEAMSPFLPDGPHTLFDTQIAAAFVGMGLGISYRALVADLVGAELDKGETRSDWLQRPLTESQKLYATLDVVHLHPVHAILSERLEERGRSAWHAEDCARMKRRASQREGDPQPQRGFKPAADWPRERQALLRRILRWRETTARALDKPRSWLLEDAHALDLAGSIPNDIVKLEELTRGTRALRSAQREELFELVRRPVEPDEVEATASVVGHPAGEAKRAINEMRSAVDTLASHLDIPPGLLCSRRTMEEYVMTGGDWPEALEGWRKAVLFDRLSALLPG
- a CDS encoding formylglycine-generating enzyme family protein, whose translation is MPNTETVRRQRAIGGAMGVAVLGFALFYHFFPQLLHVEPGQPSARTPVRSQPGTMGFDQRPQAAPAAVASEVDAGPPLVLAPAAVIAARRREKTNDVQLPPQATPDSPELTALLDRADKALAADRLVGGKDSAAALYASALKEKTDSARALSGMDEIRARLAAEIEQDIALGDADAARDALSALKSLPNSAKDSQPLVQQLAVLDKVRPLLTTAATQLQAGHANQPRGDSALDTYRQVLQLDPQNAVAIQGISQVQHVVLDQALAAVAQSDFAAADNALAEAAAIEPGSQALQDTRGRIEGMRRQNGAAMLAQARSALDGGNVELAQQLAAKAQQISPDLAGIDDFNERVTNAKLYASYKPGQVFADRFVDSTGQAPPMVVVPTGKFTMGSPDGEAGHDANEAPAHEVDMDKGVALSRSAITIGQFRDFVRATGYVPQSQSLGGSSVYDEQSGGLRDDASATWQDDYAGKPGQDRLPVINISWNDAKAYADWLSQRTGKKYRLPSEAEFEYALRAGSTTRYWWGDGTPSSHVENLTGGNDRSGSGRRWSNAFSTYKDGYWGPAPVMSFTPNPFGLYDMGGNVSEWVADCWHDNYIRAPRTGEAWVNPGCSRRVIRGGSWGSAPDMVRSAYRQGAAADVRSARVGFRVAREL